From the Halococcus hamelinensis 100A6 genome, one window contains:
- a CDS encoding AMP-binding protein encodes MGSASDTEGFVHEPTREFVESTNVHAFMQEYDIADHDELIARTCGDVEGVERSGVDWFWDELPEYLGIDFFEAYDEVRDDSDGPQFSNWYPGGKLNIAHNTLDRHATGEGRDDVACLWEGEPGDVREVTFGDLYDQANRVANALEARGVGTGDTVALYMPMVPEVIAILYGCFKVGAIAVPVFSGFGVDATATRIADAEPTVLFTGDGFYRRGSEVRLKEAADDAIERAGHVEHTVVYDRLGLVPDAGAEADASSAIPWGDRDESWTDAIEGESPEYETKSLDSGQESILLYSSGTTGQPKGIVHTHAGVLMQCAKEIHFGFDQKPDDNFFWVSDIGWMMGPWTLLGNHAFGGTVVMYEGAPDHPEPDRFWRMIDDHDVTQFGISPTAIRALRKQGDDWVEGHDLSSLRFLGSTGEPWDEESWLWFYEHVGNGETPIMNISGGTEICGCFLMPLPIQPLKPCTLGGPGLGMAVDIVNEAGESVADEGERGYLVARDSCPSMTKSLWSGDERYLDEYWSTFEEPPLWNHGDWAQKDADGLWFLHGRADDALNVAGRKVGPAEVEGALMDHDAVNQAAAVGVPDDTTGTAVVAYTVLEDGVEETDDLREELRDRVGTDLGKPFRPREVLFVEEFPKTQSGKIIRRAIASVYRGEELGDMSSIENPAALDAVERAR; translated from the coding sequence ATGGGGTCAGCTTCCGACACCGAGGGGTTCGTCCACGAACCGACCCGAGAGTTCGTCGAGTCCACGAACGTCCACGCGTTCATGCAGGAGTACGACATCGCGGACCACGACGAACTGATCGCACGGACCTGTGGCGACGTCGAGGGCGTCGAACGGTCGGGGGTCGACTGGTTCTGGGACGAACTCCCCGAGTATCTGGGGATCGACTTCTTCGAGGCGTACGACGAGGTTCGCGACGATTCGGACGGCCCGCAGTTCTCGAACTGGTATCCCGGCGGGAAGCTCAACATCGCCCACAACACCCTGGATCGACACGCGACTGGGGAGGGTCGGGACGACGTGGCGTGTCTCTGGGAGGGCGAACCCGGCGACGTACGAGAAGTCACCTTCGGCGACCTCTACGACCAGGCCAACCGAGTCGCGAACGCGCTCGAAGCCCGCGGAGTGGGAACCGGCGATACGGTGGCGCTCTACATGCCGATGGTCCCCGAGGTGATCGCGATCCTCTACGGCTGTTTCAAGGTCGGCGCGATAGCGGTCCCGGTCTTCTCGGGGTTCGGCGTCGACGCCACCGCGACCCGGATCGCCGACGCCGAACCCACAGTATTGTTCACCGGCGACGGCTTCTACCGCCGCGGCAGCGAAGTCCGGCTGAAGGAGGCTGCCGACGACGCCATCGAGCGGGCGGGCCACGTCGAACACACGGTCGTCTACGACCGGCTGGGACTGGTGCCCGATGCGGGTGCTGAGGCCGACGCGTCGAGCGCGATCCCGTGGGGCGACCGCGACGAGTCCTGGACCGACGCGATCGAGGGCGAGTCACCGGAGTACGAGACGAAGTCCCTCGATTCCGGACAGGAGTCCATCCTGCTCTACTCCTCGGGCACGACGGGCCAGCCGAAGGGGATCGTCCACACCCACGCGGGAGTCCTGATGCAGTGCGCGAAGGAGATCCACTTCGGCTTCGACCAGAAACCCGACGACAACTTCTTCTGGGTCTCGGATATCGGCTGGATGATGGGCCCCTGGACCCTGCTCGGCAACCACGCCTTCGGGGGCACGGTGGTGATGTACGAGGGCGCGCCCGACCACCCCGAACCCGACCGCTTCTGGCGGATGATCGACGACCACGACGTCACTCAGTTCGGGATCTCGCCCACGGCGATCCGCGCGCTCCGCAAGCAGGGCGACGACTGGGTCGAGGGCCACGACCTCTCCAGCCTCCGATTCCTCGGCTCGACCGGCGAACCGTGGGACGAGGAGTCCTGGCTGTGGTTCTACGAACACGTCGGCAACGGCGAGACGCCGATCATGAACATCTCGGGGGGAACCGAGATCTGCGGCTGTTTCCTGATGCCGCTGCCGATCCAGCCGTTGAAACCCTGTACCCTCGGCGGTCCGGGGCTCGGGATGGCGGTCGACATCGTGAACGAGGCGGGTGAGTCGGTCGCCGACGAAGGTGAGCGGGGCTACCTCGTTGCGCGGGACTCCTGTCCCTCGATGACGAAATCCCTCTGGAGCGGCGACGAACGCTATCTCGACGAGTACTGGTCGACCTTCGAGGAGCCGCCCCTGTGGAACCACGGCGACTGGGCCCAGAAGGACGCGGACGGCCTCTGGTTCCTCCACGGGCGGGCCGACGACGCGCTCAACGTCGCGGGCCGGAAGGTGGGACCGGCCGAGGTCGAGGGCGCGTTGATGGACCACGACGCGGTGAACCAGGCCGCCGCGGTTGGTGTCCCCGACGACACGACGGGCACGGCGGTCGTGGCCTACACCGTCCTCGAAGACGGCGTCGAGGAGACCGACGACCTCCGCGAGGAACTCCGCGACCGGGTCGGCACCGACCTCGGCAAGCCGTTCAGACCCCGCGAGGTGTTGTTCGTCGAGGAGTTCCCGAAGACCCAGTCGGGGAAGATCATCCGGCGGGCGATCGCCTCGGTCTATCGGGGCGAGGAGCTCGGCGACATGAGCTCGATCGAGAATCCCGCGGCGCTCGACGCGGTCGAACGGGCCCGTTGA
- a CDS encoding translation initiation factor eIF-2B: MIDETVEEIREMQSHSSSVVAVKAAHALASLTEREFRSLEDFVRDVERNASALRQANPSHASLQNTQREIVAALDDDFDDIDAAKARVRVAVRRVIERVEMAKRRAAEYGAMALEDGMTVLTHDYSSTVLEAIELACRDGAELTVYVTEARPRYLGRKSARTLAAVDRVEPHLIVDGASGHYLPECDRVLVGMDCIVDDTLYNRVGTFPLAATAAECDVPVTVIGSGAKVIDEGFVFENEFRTSSEVMREPAEGFWIDNPAYDATPVRLIDSVITDEGMG; the protein is encoded by the coding sequence ATGATAGACGAGACGGTCGAGGAGATCCGCGAGATGCAGAGCCACAGCTCCTCGGTGGTCGCCGTGAAGGCGGCCCACGCGCTCGCCTCGCTCACCGAGCGCGAGTTCCGGAGCCTCGAGGACTTCGTGCGGGACGTCGAGCGCAACGCCAGCGCGCTCCGGCAGGCCAACCCCTCGCACGCCTCGCTCCAGAACACCCAGCGCGAGATCGTCGCCGCGCTCGACGACGACTTCGACGACATCGACGCGGCGAAAGCACGGGTTCGAGTCGCGGTCCGGCGAGTGATCGAGCGCGTCGAGATGGCGAAGCGCCGGGCCGCGGAGTACGGCGCGATGGCGCTCGAAGACGGGATGACGGTCCTCACCCACGACTACTCCTCGACCGTTCTCGAAGCGATCGAACTCGCGTGTCGCGACGGGGCCGAGCTCACCGTCTACGTCACCGAGGCCCGCCCCCGGTATCTCGGGCGAAAGAGCGCGCGAACCCTCGCGGCGGTCGACCGGGTCGAGCCCCATCTGATAGTCGACGGCGCGTCGGGCCACTACCTCCCCGAGTGTGATCGGGTACTCGTCGGGATGGACTGCATCGTCGACGACACGCTCTACAACAGAGTGGGAACCTTCCCGCTCGCCGCCACCGCCGCCGAGTGCGACGTGCCGGTGACGGTCATCGGTTCGGGGGCGAAAGTCATCGACGAGGGCTTCGTCTTCGAGAACGAGTTCCGGACGAGCAGCGAGGTGATGCGCGAACCCGCGGAGGGCTTCTGGATCGACAACCCGGCCTACGACGCGACGCCCGTTCGGTTGATCGATTCGGTGATCACCGACGAAGGGATGGGTTAG
- a CDS encoding iron-sulfur cluster assembly scaffold protein, translating into MSMGSDMYRQQILDHYKNPRNYGELDDPTFSHIGENPMCGDEIAVDVQLADDGETIERAAFRGDGCAISQASASMLTGELAGMTLDELDELDRDDVIDLLGVDISPMRVKCAVLVEMVAQDGAAIYQGEKTSIEKTKTE; encoded by the coding sequence ATGAGTATGGGCTCGGACATGTATCGCCAGCAGATACTCGACCACTACAAGAACCCGCGGAACTACGGCGAGCTCGACGACCCCACCTTCTCGCACATCGGCGAGAACCCGATGTGTGGCGACGAGATCGCGGTGGACGTCCAGCTCGCCGACGACGGTGAGACCATCGAGCGCGCGGCGTTTCGCGGGGACGGCTGTGCGATCAGCCAGGCCAGCGCGAGCATGCTCACGGGCGAACTCGCGGGGATGACCCTCGACGAGCTCGACGAGCTGGACCGCGACGACGTGATCGACCTTCTGGGTGTGGACATCAGCCCGATGCGGGTCAAGTGTGCGGTGCTCGTGGAGATGGTGGCCCAGGACGGCGCGGCGATCTACCAGGGCGAGAAGACCAGCATCGAGAAGACCAAAACCGAGTAG